The Halomicrobium salinisoli genome contains a region encoding:
- a CDS encoding sugar ABC transporter substrate-binding protein produces MSRGDNCDSDESRANIRAGAGISRRGVMRQLGAVSAVGALGSIAGCSALQRGGGGEGTETGGGSSGGDGGASGDAPEYQLVELNPPPTELDFSSEPPERSITMVTHDASTSFFDPTIAGLHDAASQLGWSANFTGPSSGFSVEEQVSILESTVDSGPDVIATTIPDPSAFDNVINRALENDIPVITYNTLALSRDEMREKYGRALAYTGQDQVAAGYVCGLAMLERLPDDASLVTPGLSDPGHSALSARADGMEMAIRQNSDIELTDRLNYTGDSNEGISRIENHLTSNPDLDGIMGADAFTWFIGNALENQDMTGDVVGGGFDLTTDTLEHIQNGALNYTIGQDPYSQGYMPTMQMFTYMDRGIPPKDYPTGAEVIDESNIDFAMERSGGWGELRNYHNA; encoded by the coding sequence ATGTCACGCGGTGACAACTGTGACAGCGATGAGAGTCGTGCAAACATCCGTGCTGGCGCGGGCATCTCTCGCCGCGGGGTCATGCGCCAGCTCGGTGCCGTCTCCGCGGTCGGGGCACTGGGGAGCATAGCGGGCTGTAGCGCCCTGCAACGCGGCGGTGGTGGGGAGGGTACGGAGACGGGCGGGGGCAGCAGTGGCGGCGACGGCGGCGCCAGCGGAGACGCGCCGGAGTACCAGCTCGTCGAGCTGAATCCGCCGCCGACGGAGCTCGACTTCTCGTCCGAGCCGCCCGAACGGTCGATCACGATGGTCACCCACGACGCGAGTACGTCCTTTTTCGACCCGACCATCGCCGGACTGCACGACGCCGCCAGCCAGCTGGGCTGGAGCGCCAACTTCACCGGTCCCTCCAGCGGGTTCAGCGTCGAAGAGCAGGTGAGCATCCTGGAGTCCACCGTCGACTCCGGGCCGGACGTGATCGCGACGACGATCCCCGATCCGTCCGCCTTCGATAACGTGATCAACCGGGCACTGGAGAACGACATCCCGGTCATCACCTACAACACCCTCGCCCTCTCCCGCGACGAGATGCGCGAGAAGTACGGCCGCGCGCTCGCCTACACCGGTCAGGACCAGGTCGCGGCCGGGTACGTCTGTGGGCTGGCGATGCTCGAGCGGTTGCCCGACGACGCGAGTCTGGTGACGCCGGGCCTCTCCGACCCGGGGCACAGCGCGCTGTCCGCCCGGGCGGACGGAATGGAGATGGCGATCCGGCAGAACTCGGACATCGAACTCACTGACAGGCTCAACTACACCGGCGACTCCAACGAGGGCATCTCTCGCATCGAGAACCACCTGACGTCGAACCCGGACCTCGACGGCATCATGGGCGCCGACGCGTTCACGTGGTTCATCGGCAACGCACTGGAGAACCAGGACATGACCGGCGACGTCGTCGGTGGCGGGTTCGACCTGACGACCGACACGCTCGAGCACATCCAGAACGGAGCCCTGAATTACACTATCGGCCAGGACCCGTACAGCCAGGGGTACATGCCCACGATGCAGATGTTCACGTACATGGACCGCGGCATCCCGCCGAAGGACTACCCGACGGGCGCTGAAGTGATCGACGAGTCGAACATCGACTTCGCGATGGAGCGGTCCGGCGGCTGGGGCGAACTGCGGAACTACCACAACGCCTGA
- the deoC gene encoding deoxyribose-phosphate aldolase: MVRSADEIASRIQHTEVRPTADQARIEELCDECVEHGFDGAMVQACWAPLAADRLEGTDVKVCSAVGFPMGGDRPVSKAAAIRDALAAGAEEVDVMPNIGFVKSGRWDDVRREMELLVEASGDAPIKAMLELGALNDDEAERIVDVAVEAGFDYVKNSSGWGEGGKATVDRIRFLRDRAPDDVAVKASGGIKTLDGARELLDAGAVLLGASSGVSIVAGEVGDGDY, encoded by the coding sequence ATGGTACGCAGTGCCGACGAGATCGCAAGTCGGATACAGCACACCGAGGTCCGACCGACCGCCGATCAGGCTCGCATCGAGGAACTGTGTGACGAGTGCGTCGAACACGGGTTCGACGGGGCGATGGTCCAGGCGTGCTGGGCGCCGCTGGCTGCCGACCGCCTCGAGGGTACCGACGTGAAAGTCTGCAGTGCGGTCGGGTTCCCTATGGGCGGTGACCGACCGGTCTCGAAGGCCGCGGCGATCCGCGACGCCCTCGCCGCGGGGGCCGAGGAGGTCGACGTGATGCCCAACATCGGCTTCGTCAAGTCCGGTCGCTGGGACGACGTGCGCCGGGAGATGGAACTGCTCGTCGAGGCCAGCGGCGACGCGCCGATCAAGGCGATGCTCGAACTCGGCGCCCTGAACGACGACGAGGCCGAACGGATCGTCGACGTCGCCGTCGAGGCGGGCTTCGACTACGTGAAGAACTCCTCGGGCTGGGGCGAGGGCGGGAAGGCGACGGTCGACCGGATCCGCTTCCTGCGCGACCGGGCCCCCGACGACGTCGCGGTCAAGGCCAGCGGCGGCATCAAGACGCTGGATGGCGCACGGGAGTTACTCGACGCCGGCGCCGTCCTGCTCGGCGCCTCGAGCGGCGTCTCCATCGTCGCGGGAGAGGTCGGGGATGGGGACTACTGA
- the bioB gene encoding biotin synthase BioB, whose product MKSITGNEAVDAAIDRVFAGEQLDEDDYLALYDEPVADLTAGADHVRTHLADEGVTVRGLGYVTRGICSQDCGFCAYSARHDTDVEQHGVVPPELLEEAAKRAEEKGAERFNVVSTRRGADSELRTDEWREVLTAIELIREETDLNVDACLGFLEADEAEKLAAEDVQHYVHMVETSPRYFEEITSTHSFEDRLETLRVAKDAGIDLCSGIIVGMGETPADRIAAALELREVGIDVFSLNVLSPAQGTPVAEKVGDSPDITREGILKTLALVRFIHPDVRIDTNTARAPITREEFLESGGNSLQLGDMIHYEDYPVNEA is encoded by the coding sequence ATGAAGTCCATCACTGGCAACGAGGCGGTCGACGCCGCGATCGATCGGGTCTTCGCCGGCGAACAGCTCGACGAGGACGACTACCTGGCCCTGTACGACGAGCCCGTCGCGGACCTGACGGCCGGCGCCGACCACGTTCGAACGCACCTGGCCGACGAGGGAGTCACGGTCCGCGGGCTCGGCTACGTCACCCGGGGGATCTGCAGCCAGGACTGCGGGTTCTGCGCCTACTCGGCGCGCCACGACACGGACGTCGAGCAACACGGCGTCGTGCCGCCCGAGCTGCTGGAGGAGGCGGCCAAACGCGCCGAGGAGAAGGGCGCCGAGCGGTTCAACGTCGTGTCCACCCGGCGCGGCGCCGACAGCGAACTGCGGACCGACGAGTGGCGGGAGGTCCTCACTGCCATCGAGCTGATCCGGGAGGAGACCGACCTGAACGTCGACGCCTGCCTGGGCTTTCTCGAGGCCGACGAGGCCGAGAAGCTCGCCGCCGAGGACGTCCAGCACTACGTCCACATGGTCGAGACCTCCCCGCGGTACTTCGAGGAGATCACGAGCACGCACTCCTTCGAGGACCGCCTGGAGACGCTGCGAGTCGCCAAAGACGCCGGCATCGACCTCTGCTCGGGCATCATCGTCGGGATGGGGGAGACGCCGGCCGACCGCATCGCGGCGGCGCTGGAGCTACGAGAGGTCGGCATCGACGTCTTCTCGCTGAACGTCCTCTCCCCGGCCCAGGGGACCCCCGTCGCCGAGAAAGTCGGCGACTCGCCCGACATCACCCGCGAGGGGATCCTCAAGACGCTCGCGCTCGTCCGGTTCATCCACCCGGACGTCCGCATCGACACCAACACCGCGCGGGCCCCCATCACCCGGGAGGAGTTCCTCGAATCCGGCGGCAACAGCCTCCAGCTGGGCGACATGATCCACTACGAGGACTACCCGGTCAACGAGGCGTAG
- a CDS encoding DpnI domain-containing protein → MFGLDVDLTTPSPSGRTLENCPTCGHEPATTQSLSALCRGAVFYCGNCHSVFDPHCAPVVFQ, encoded by the coding sequence ATGTTTGGACTCGACGTCGACCTGACGACGCCGTCGCCCTCCGGGCGGACCCTGGAGAACTGTCCCACGTGCGGACACGAGCCCGCGACGACGCAGTCGCTCTCGGCGCTGTGTCGCGGCGCGGTCTTCTACTGCGGCAACTGCCACTCCGTCTTCGATCCGCACTGCGCTCCGGTGGTGTTCCAGTGA
- a CDS encoding ABC transporter permease, whose amino-acid sequence MSDEPNTVTDGGTAESSGTSADRAAGSLRELLLQRREVGVLFGFLVLFGLIAVTRPDIFFNWDDMSGITSRLLRQIAPYVIIGIGMTYLIIGGEFDLSVGSMYAVGGITFAMFLTDYRLTVPVALLAVLLIGVVVGLTNGVIVTKAGVPSLITTIGMLSILRGLAYYLTPAGSRQTPDLGLIDVFGGSVTVFGLEIAHQVFWAVGLTVVFALLLRKTRFGYHVYATGDDEEAAEMTGIDTDRVKILNFVLTATLAAFAGVVAISYFGSMFGSAGSGFELLIIAAVVIGGTNLFGGEGSLLGMFVGSLVIGVIPVLLVLNGLSVEIQEFLTGVVIILAVLLDIFIRR is encoded by the coding sequence ATGAGCGACGAACCGAACACCGTGACTGACGGCGGGACCGCCGAGAGTTCCGGGACGTCGGCGGACCGGGCAGCCGGATCGCTCCGCGAGTTGCTCCTCCAGCGCCGGGAAGTGGGCGTGTTGTTCGGCTTTCTGGTGCTGTTCGGGCTCATCGCCGTCACCCGACCGGACATCTTCTTCAACTGGGACGATATGTCGGGCATTACGTCCCGGCTCCTGCGCCAGATTGCGCCGTACGTCATCATCGGCATCGGGATGACGTACCTCATCATCGGCGGCGAGTTCGACCTGTCCGTCGGCTCGATGTACGCCGTCGGCGGGATCACGTTCGCGATGTTCCTCACCGACTACCGGCTCACCGTCCCGGTGGCGCTGCTGGCCGTGCTCCTCATCGGCGTGGTCGTCGGCCTCACCAACGGCGTCATCGTCACGAAGGCCGGCGTCCCGTCGCTGATCACCACGATCGGGATGTTGAGCATCCTCCGGGGCCTGGCGTACTACCTGACCCCGGCGGGATCCAGACAGACGCCCGACCTCGGCCTGATCGACGTCTTCGGTGGCAGCGTCACCGTCTTCGGCCTCGAGATCGCCCATCAGGTGTTCTGGGCGGTCGGGCTCACGGTCGTGTTCGCGCTGCTCCTCCGGAAGACCCGGTTCGGCTACCACGTCTACGCGACCGGCGACGACGAGGAGGCGGCGGAGATGACCGGGATCGACACTGACCGCGTGAAGATCCTCAACTTCGTGCTCACCGCGACGCTCGCCGCGTTCGCCGGCGTCGTCGCCATCTCGTACTTCGGCTCGATGTTCGGCTCTGCCGGGAGCGGGTTCGAGTTGCTGATCATCGCGGCGGTCGTCATCGGCGGGACGAACCTCTTCGGTGGCGAGGGGTCGCTGCTCGGGATGTTCGTCGGGTCGCTGGTCATCGGCGTCATCCCCGTCCTGCTCGTCCTGAACGGCCTCTCGGTCGAGATCCAGGAGTTCCTCACGGGCGTCGTGATCATCCTCGCCGTCCTGCTGGACATCTTCATCAGGCGGTAG
- a CDS encoding YcaO-like family protein: MSDVDVETTDHPAARAERCLGDLCGLVTGLRFRQGDRDAGDFVATELSTAALEGVVDGDGEGSVDVTVGGGGRTRTDATLTSLGEFLERYSMYWPVEDTVEATCEALRSAGERVVDPDSLRVWDDADLAAAGLDPFDPETTVEWAGATDLLSGETTFLPAELVAFRPNDDDGAGHVPSSTSGAACGSSLAGALARSLYEVIERDAVMRTWYEQRVPQRLDISAWPDLERFRERIAPAHYRLELLELDGPTDCAVVAAALVNERDREPKFRLFAGADLTLAGAVRDALHEAAEGFLQTKYRLAAGGSRDDDIDVSNAYNFEDNVRYYARPANFDAVAHLLDGEVRSVSPRDDAAPGDAVAELDRALDALTATTEMTPLAVDLTPADVRDLGMYATSVYVPELIDIALPGAPPVDHPALDDLATRSAHPFP, translated from the coding sequence GTGAGTGACGTGGACGTCGAGACGACCGACCACCCGGCCGCGCGAGCGGAGCGGTGCCTCGGCGACCTGTGCGGTCTGGTGACCGGCCTCAGGTTCAGACAGGGGGACCGCGACGCGGGCGACTTCGTGGCCACGGAACTCTCGACGGCGGCGCTCGAAGGCGTGGTCGACGGCGACGGCGAGGGGAGCGTCGACGTCACCGTCGGCGGGGGCGGCCGGACGAGAACGGACGCCACGCTCACGTCGCTCGGCGAGTTCCTCGAGCGGTACAGCATGTACTGGCCCGTCGAGGACACGGTCGAGGCCACCTGCGAGGCGTTGCGGTCCGCCGGGGAGCGCGTCGTCGACCCCGACTCTCTCCGGGTGTGGGACGACGCCGACCTGGCGGCGGCGGGCCTCGATCCGTTCGATCCGGAGACGACCGTCGAGTGGGCCGGCGCCACTGACCTCCTGTCGGGCGAGACGACGTTCCTGCCCGCCGAGCTCGTCGCGTTCCGACCGAACGACGACGACGGCGCCGGCCACGTCCCGTCGTCCACGAGCGGGGCCGCGTGCGGGAGCTCCCTCGCCGGGGCGCTGGCGCGCTCGCTGTACGAGGTGATCGAACGCGACGCGGTGATGCGGACGTGGTACGAACAGCGCGTCCCGCAGCGACTCGATATCTCCGCGTGGCCCGACCTCGAACGGTTCCGGGAGCGGATCGCGCCGGCCCACTACCGGCTGGAGCTCCTCGAACTCGACGGTCCGACCGACTGCGCCGTCGTGGCCGCGGCGCTGGTCAACGAGCGCGACCGCGAGCCGAAGTTCCGGCTGTTCGCCGGCGCAGACCTGACGCTGGCGGGGGCCGTCCGGGACGCGCTGCACGAGGCGGCGGAGGGGTTCCTCCAGACGAAGTACCGACTCGCCGCCGGCGGGAGCCGAGACGACGACATCGACGTCTCGAACGCGTACAACTTCGAGGACAACGTCCGGTACTACGCGCGGCCCGCGAACTTCGACGCCGTCGCGCACCTCCTGGACGGCGAGGTCCGCTCCGTCTCCCCCCGGGACGACGCCGCGCCCGGGGACGCCGTCGCGGAGCTGGACCGGGCGCTGGACGCGCTCACGGCGACGACCGAGATGACCCCGCTCGCCGTCGACCTCACGCCCGCCGACGTGCGTGACCTCGGGATGTACGCGACGAGCGTGTACGTGCCCGAGCTGATCGATATTGCACTTCCGGGTGCGCCGCCGGTCGATCACCCGGCGCTTGACGACCTCGCGACGCGGTCCGCTCACCCGTTCCCCTGA
- a CDS encoding ATP-binding cassette domain-containing protein yields the protein MENVDFSVRDGEIMALVGDNGAGKSTLIKTLCGVHEPTSGSIYVRGESVEFDDYNDARELGIETVYQDLALAEDQTVAANVFLGHEPVRGGRLGRWLGLVDEEQMFREARENLEKVQIPVDPKAKVKNLSGGQQQAVAIARALQSDPDILIMDEPTSALSIEGARNVLRVIDGLRDQGLTIILISHNIRHVLRLADRVSVLAQGRLMGVRDTDEVSRNEIIALMMGAEDEEDFADFELSPSGEETSA from the coding sequence GTGGAGAACGTGGACTTCTCGGTCCGGGACGGAGAGATCATGGCGCTGGTCGGCGACAACGGGGCCGGCAAGTCGACGCTGATCAAGACGCTCTGTGGCGTCCACGAGCCGACGAGCGGGAGCATCTACGTACGGGGCGAATCAGTCGAGTTCGACGACTACAACGACGCCAGGGAACTCGGCATCGAGACGGTGTATCAGGACCTGGCGCTGGCGGAGGATCAGACGGTCGCGGCCAACGTCTTCCTCGGACACGAACCCGTCAGAGGCGGCCGACTGGGACGGTGGCTCGGCCTGGTCGACGAGGAACAGATGTTCAGGGAGGCGCGCGAGAACCTCGAGAAAGTGCAGATCCCGGTCGATCCGAAGGCGAAGGTGAAGAACCTCTCCGGCGGGCAACAGCAGGCCGTCGCGATCGCCCGGGCGCTCCAGTCAGATCCGGACATCCTCATCATGGACGAGCCGACGAGCGCCCTCTCGATCGAGGGAGCGCGTAACGTCCTCCGGGTCATCGACGGACTGCGGGACCAGGGCCTGACGATCATCCTGATCAGCCACAACATCCGTCACGTGCTCCGCCTCGCGGATCGCGTCTCGGTGCTCGCCCAGGGCCGTCTCATGGGCGTGCGCGACACGGACGAGGTGTCGCGCAACGAGATCATCGCGCTGATGATGGGTGCCGAAGACGAGGAGGACTTCGCGGACTTCGAACTGTCCCCGTCCGGAGAGGAGACGAGCGCATGA
- a CDS encoding TOMM precursor leader peptide-binding protein, producing MSEITDGLAAYPRVNPVFTPVVVDENEVHFTAGPWSGPVFEIVDDDRDGTLADLVSRLDGRTHVDEILDAFDPEDRSDVAAVLRSLQEKSIVRDPGERVDERRAKLGGYLSISDAGSDAVDRITRSIVTVVGAGEVGKRVAEDLLAADVGAVRYIALSSPPEEWGGSLDRDRLQSIEPRALRDALAASDFGVVAVDRPYPWITATTNDVAHETGTPWTLGVVDGVDGQVGPTVYPGETACYECFRDRADAATGSRLGNRRVERSGGVATALLPSFAGVVAGMVATDVLRQLAGAAGVTTGRVVTYDFHDFAVQADDVLRVPRCGTCGKSPERLDSPRHRTLDSLVETVGEGE from the coding sequence ATGAGTGAGATAACTGACGGGCTGGCGGCGTACCCCCGCGTCAACCCCGTGTTCACGCCGGTCGTCGTCGACGAGAACGAGGTCCACTTCACCGCGGGCCCGTGGAGCGGCCCGGTGTTCGAAATCGTCGACGACGACCGGGACGGGACGCTCGCCGACCTCGTCTCGCGACTGGACGGGCGGACCCACGTGGACGAGATCCTCGACGCGTTCGACCCCGAGGACCGCTCGGACGTCGCCGCGGTGCTGCGCTCGCTCCAGGAGAAGAGCATCGTCCGTGATCCCGGGGAACGGGTCGACGAGCGGCGAGCGAAGCTCGGCGGCTACCTCTCCATCTCCGACGCCGGGTCGGACGCCGTCGACCGGATCACCCGGTCGATCGTCACCGTCGTCGGCGCCGGCGAGGTGGGGAAGCGCGTCGCCGAGGACCTCCTGGCCGCCGACGTGGGGGCGGTCAGGTACATCGCGCTGTCGTCGCCGCCCGAGGAGTGGGGCGGGTCCCTCGACCGCGACCGGCTCCAGTCGATCGAGCCGCGGGCGCTCCGGGACGCCCTCGCCGCGTCCGACTTCGGCGTCGTGGCCGTCGACAGGCCCTACCCGTGGATCACGGCGACGACGAACGACGTCGCACACGAGACGGGCACGCCGTGGACGCTGGGCGTCGTCGACGGCGTCGACGGGCAGGTCGGCCCCACCGTCTACCCGGGCGAGACGGCCTGTTACGAGTGCTTCCGCGACCGGGCGGACGCCGCGACGGGGTCGCGGCTCGGGAACCGGCGCGTCGAGCGGTCCGGCGGCGTCGCCACCGCGCTCCTCCCGTCGTTCGCGGGCGTCGTCGCCGGGATGGTCGCGACGGACGTGCTGCGACAGCTGGCCGGCGCCGCCGGCGTCACGACCGGGCGCGTCGTCACGTACGACTTCCACGACTTCGCGGTGCAGGCGGACGACGTCCTCCGGGTCCCCCGCTGTGGCACCTGCGGGAAGTCCCCGGAGCGACTGGACAGCCCGCGACACCGGACCCTCGATTCCCTGGTCGAGACCGTGGGGGAGGGTGAGTGA
- the rbsD gene encoding D-ribose pyranase, with protein MKRDADAILNAELSHAIASMGHTDVLMVVDAGFPIPDDAWRIDLALTRGVPRLFDVLEAVHEELVPERVLYAEDVPEMNPEMDERLRTLYEGSGAELETTAHETILEHGERAKAIVRTGDFVPWGNVVIECGTDPKDWFADESVTMPAEYERRYEEMYGESP; from the coding sequence ATGAAGCGCGACGCAGACGCAATCCTCAACGCTGAGCTGAGCCACGCCATCGCGAGCATGGGCCACACGGACGTGCTGATGGTCGTCGACGCCGGGTTCCCCATCCCGGACGACGCCTGGCGGATCGACCTCGCGCTCACCCGCGGCGTGCCCCGGCTGTTCGACGTCCTCGAAGCCGTTCACGAGGAACTCGTTCCCGAGCGCGTCCTCTACGCCGAGGACGTACCGGAGATGAACCCCGAGATGGACGAACGGCTCCGGACCCTCTACGAGGGGTCGGGCGCCGAACTCGAAACGACGGCCCACGAGACGATCCTCGAACACGGCGAGCGGGCGAAGGCGATCGTTCGCACCGGTGACTTCGTCCCCTGGGGGAACGTCGTCATCGAGTGCGGCACCGATCCGAAGGACTGGTTCGCCGACGAGAGCGTGACGATGCCGGCCGAGTACGAGCGTCGATACGAGGAGATGTACGGCGAATCGCCGTAG
- a CDS encoding ribokinase: MGTTDPAVAVVGSYNVGLTMAVDEFPGPGETVIGRDFAEGPGGKGSNQAIAAARLGADARFVGSVGDDRYGDDALSLWEREGVSVADVGRDDGAHTGVGFVVVDDDGENEITVAPGANDRLSAADVREAAAAIDDARSLLVQLEIGDGPVRAAVETGAAAGANVVCNPAPARELDPAVLEHVDYLTPNEHEARTLAGVDGDATDEAVARELLDLGVETVVMTRGATGALLVDGDGVEQVEPPSVDVVDTTGAGDAFNGALAVALAEGRDDVAALRFACAAGALAVTESEVVPGLPGRSAVEDLVQETW, encoded by the coding sequence ATGGGGACTACTGATCCCGCCGTCGCCGTCGTCGGGAGCTACAACGTCGGGCTGACGATGGCCGTCGACGAGTTCCCCGGGCCCGGCGAAACGGTCATCGGCCGGGACTTCGCCGAGGGCCCGGGCGGCAAGGGGTCGAACCAAGCCATCGCCGCGGCCCGGCTCGGTGCCGACGCCCGGTTCGTCGGCAGCGTCGGCGACGACCGCTACGGCGACGACGCGCTCTCGCTCTGGGAGCGCGAAGGCGTCTCCGTCGCAGACGTCGGCCGAGACGACGGGGCCCACACCGGCGTCGGCTTCGTCGTCGTCGACGACGACGGCGAGAACGAGATCACCGTCGCACCGGGAGCCAACGACCGCCTGTCCGCGGCGGACGTGCGCGAAGCGGCTGCCGCCATCGACGACGCGCGGTCCCTGCTCGTCCAGCTCGAGATCGGCGACGGCCCGGTCCGCGCCGCCGTCGAAACGGGCGCCGCGGCCGGTGCGAACGTCGTCTGCAACCCCGCACCGGCCCGCGAACTGGACCCCGCCGTCCTCGAGCACGTCGACTACCTGACGCCCAACGAGCACGAGGCGCGGACGCTCGCCGGCGTCGACGGCGATGCGACCGACGAGGCGGTCGCCCGCGAGCTGCTCGATCTCGGCGTCGAGACGGTCGTGATGACCCGCGGCGCGACGGGCGCGCTCCTCGTGGACGGCGACGGCGTCGAGCAGGTGGAGCCGCCGAGCGTCGACGTCGTGGACACGACCGGTGCCGGCGACGCGTTCAACGGCGCCCTCGCGGTCGCTCTGGCCGAGGGCCGCGACGACGTGGCGGCGCTGCGATTCGCCTGCGCGGCCGGCGCGCTCGCCGTCACGGAGAGCGAAGTCGTTCCCGGACTCCCCGGCCGCTCTGCGGTCGAGGACCTCGTCCAGGAGACGTGGTGA
- a CDS encoding SagB/ThcOx family dehydrogenase, whose protein sequence is MTPESESLDLAVQDHPAGRRELTGNRSFLADVRQRGVRGGDVSELFHENTKLDRRYLNRSAVTTDALPDGFAVVEHDYHGCESVSLPDPEAVDGDLGALLDRRRSVRDYSDRPVTKRTLGTLLGHAMGPTAERAAEPYDETFRPYPSAGGLYPVEVYPVVVNGDGVADGVYYYSVRDHALRVLDDGDEALAGFTDAFMDADFSAGIAADSAVTFVLTGSFPRIKAKYGPTGYRFALLEAGHLAQTLLLVAAALGLGGVPVGSYLGDLDEFLGVDGVDESALYTVPVGHPETHE, encoded by the coding sequence ATGACGCCCGAGTCCGAGAGCCTCGACCTGGCAGTCCAGGACCATCCGGCCGGTCGGAGAGAGCTGACGGGGAACAGGTCGTTCCTCGCGGACGTCCGCCAGCGCGGCGTCCGGGGCGGCGACGTCAGCGAGCTCTTCCACGAGAACACGAAGCTCGACCGGCGATACCTGAACCGGTCCGCGGTCACGACCGACGCGCTCCCGGACGGATTCGCCGTCGTCGAGCACGACTACCACGGCTGCGAGTCCGTGTCACTCCCCGACCCGGAGGCGGTCGACGGGGACCTGGGCGCGCTGCTCGACCGCCGGCGCAGCGTCCGCGACTATTCGGACCGGCCCGTGACGAAGCGGACGCTCGGGACCCTGCTCGGTCACGCGATGGGTCCGACGGCCGAGCGGGCGGCGGAACCGTACGACGAGACGTTCCGGCCGTACCCGTCGGCCGGCGGGCTGTACCCCGTCGAGGTGTACCCCGTCGTCGTGAACGGCGACGGCGTCGCGGACGGGGTCTACTACTACTCCGTCCGGGACCACGCGCTCAGGGTGCTCGACGACGGCGACGAGGCGCTGGCGGGGTTCACCGACGCCTTCATGGACGCCGACTTCTCCGCGGGCATCGCCGCCGACTCGGCGGTGACGTTCGTCCTGACCGGCTCGTTCCCGCGGATCAAGGCCAAGTACGGCCCGACGGGCTACCGGTTCGCGCTGCTGGAGGCCGGCCACCTCGCCCAGACCCTGCTGCTCGTCGCGGCGGCGCTCGGCCTCGGCGGCGTCCCGGTCGGGAGCTACCTCGGCGACCTGGACGAGTTCCTCGGCGTCGACGGCGTCGACGAATCGGCGCTGTACACCGTCCCCGTCGGCCACCCGGAGACCCATGAGTGA
- a CDS encoding creatininase family protein: MYIGDETWTDLGDYFEDESLAIVPIGSTEQHGPHLPLGTDALIAEAFAREAAERTGYLCTPTIDVGVSAHHRQFHGTMWVDAPVFRDYVESLTRNLADHGIDRVVYVNAHGGNVQHLREVGRRLRNDEALYAIEWMWNDSISDLVDDLFDRTGPHGGPKETALVQHLADELVRDDRLSAARDGGVVDVTTNDTIVDGARTYYDAIDNTPNGVVGDQTDATAAKGERLFEAASERLAHLCEWLDAQAFEELMPKPHVD, encoded by the coding sequence ATGTACATCGGCGACGAGACCTGGACGGATCTGGGCGACTACTTCGAGGACGAATCGCTGGCGATCGTCCCGATCGGCTCGACCGAACAGCACGGCCCGCACCTGCCGCTGGGGACCGACGCGCTGATCGCGGAGGCGTTCGCCCGCGAGGCGGCGGAGCGGACGGGCTACCTCTGCACGCCGACGATCGACGTCGGGGTCAGCGCCCACCACCGGCAGTTCCACGGCACGATGTGGGTCGACGCCCCCGTCTTCCGGGACTACGTCGAATCGCTCACGCGGAACCTGGCGGACCACGGCATCGACCGGGTCGTCTACGTGAACGCCCACGGCGGGAACGTCCAGCACCTCCGGGAGGTCGGCCGACGGCTCCGGAACGACGAGGCGCTGTACGCCATCGAGTGGATGTGGAACGACAGTATCAGCGACCTCGTCGACGACCTGTTCGACCGGACCGGCCCCCACGGCGGACCGAAGGAGACCGCCCTCGTGCAACACCTCGCTGACGAACTGGTCCGCGACGACCGGCTGTCGGCGGCCCGCGACGGCGGCGTGGTCGACGTCACGACGAACGACACGATCGTCGACGGCGCGCGCACGTACTACGACGCCATCGACAACACGCCCAACGGCGTGGTCGGTGACCAGACGGACGCGACCGCCGCGAAGGGCGAACGGCTGTTCGAGGCGGCGTCGGAACGGCTCGCCCATCTCTGCGAGTGGCTCGACGCGCAGGCGTTCGAAGAGCTGATGCCGAAACCGCACGTCGACTAG